A window from Leptothermofonsia sichuanensis E412 encodes these proteins:
- a CDS encoding ABC transporter permease translates to MGRYLQVLRLFWATAIAAELEYRVNFLLATLSSLGGLAGSLFGLFLFYQNDYTFEGWSWEQALVVLGVFTVLQGFSATFLAPNLNRIVSHIQRGTLDFVLLKPINSQFWLSTHTLSPWGIPDLIFGLIVIFYAGGRLGLQATDYLLSLVPILFGFLILYSLWFILGATSIWFVKIYNVTEVLRGLLEAGRFPMVAYPAAYRFFFTFVVPVAFLTTVPAEVILGRGEWIWTLGAGILAITLLFASRAFWQFALRFYTSASS, encoded by the coding sequence ATGGGGCGATATTTGCAGGTCTTAAGGCTATTCTGGGCAACGGCGATCGCGGCTGAGTTAGAGTATCGCGTCAACTTTTTGCTGGCAACCCTCAGTAGTCTGGGCGGTCTGGCAGGTAGCCTGTTTGGGTTGTTTTTGTTCTATCAAAATGACTACACGTTTGAGGGTTGGAGTTGGGAGCAGGCATTAGTGGTGTTGGGCGTTTTCACTGTGCTTCAGGGATTTTCAGCGACCTTTCTGGCTCCTAACTTAAACCGGATCGTGAGTCACATTCAGCGGGGAACGCTGGATTTTGTATTGCTGAAGCCAATTAATTCCCAGTTCTGGCTTTCAACCCATACCCTTTCTCCTTGGGGGATTCCCGATCTGATCTTTGGGCTGATTGTGATTTTTTATGCCGGAGGGCGACTGGGTTTGCAGGCTACGGACTATCTTTTGAGTCTGGTGCCAATTCTGTTTGGATTTTTGATTCTGTATAGCCTCTGGTTTATTTTAGGGGCAACGAGTATCTGGTTTGTCAAGATCTATAACGTGACAGAAGTGTTGAGAGGTTTGCTGGAAGCTGGGCGATTTCCAATGGTGGCCTATCCTGCTGCCTACCGATTCTTCTTTACGTTTGTGGTTCCGGTCGCGTTTCTCACCACAGTCCCCGCCGAGGTCATTCTGGGGCGGGGAGAGTGGATCTGGACGTTGGGTGCCGGCATACTGGCGATCACCCTGCTGTTCGCCTCCCGCGCCTTCTGGCAGTTTGCCCTCCGGTTCTATACCAGTGCTTCAAGTTGA